From Micromonospora echinospora:
AGGCGGCTGACGTGCGGGTCGTCGATCTCGCCGAGCAGCCGGGCCTCGGTGCGGAAGGCGGTCCGGAACGACGAGTCTTCGCCGAGGTCGCGGACCAGGTACTTGATCGCGACCGGGGTGCCGGTCCGGTCGTGGGTGGCGAGCACGACGCTGCCGGACGCGCCGGCGCCGAGCCGGCGGACCGGCGTGTAGCCGGACAGTTCCCAGCCGCTCATGCGACCCACTCCACCGCGTTCCACGGGCGGGTGTCGGATGCCGCCTCGCGGGTCATTCTCACCGGGCCGGGGTCGCCGGCCATCGGCGCAACGGCTGCTTCCGGTCGCCGGTCGGCGGCTCGTTGGTCGCGCGGCACGGCACGGCACGACAGGTGGTCGGTATCGGACACACCGCCACGATTACCAGACCCTGGCAACCCCTCCTCGTCGATCATGAAGGGAGCGGGCGGAGGGTCAGAAGCGGCGGGGTGGGGAGATGCCCTGGGGTGGGGGCTCGCGGAGCAGCCAGAGGGGGTTGCTGGCGCCGACGATCTCGCCCTCGCGGTCGCGTACCTGGGTACGCACGTACGCGCCGGCGCCGACGCGCACCGGCAGATCGTGCCAGCCCGGCCGCAACTGCCGCCACGGGACCTGCCCGACCCGGACCGCCGGAGTCGGATCCGCGACACCGGCCCGGTCGACCTCGCCGGTGACCACCTCCAGTGTGGCCCCGGCGGGCAGGTCGGTGGCGCGCAGCCGCACCGTGACGGTGTCCTCGGCGAGCACGGCGAGGGCGCCCATGCCGCTGCGGCCACCGAGTTCCAGGTCCAGCGCGCCCCGGTAGCCGGCCAGGTCGGCGAACCACGCCTGCCCGGCGCGCAGCGCCGCGACCAGGTCGTCGCGGCCGGTCGAGGCCGCCCAGACGGAGGTGACGTTCCGGTCCCGGCCGGCCCGCCAGTCGGTGCCGTCGTGGTCGTCGGTGACCCCGACGGCGGTCAGCGGGATCGCGTTGCGGGCGGCGACGTCGTACGCCCAGAGGTAGTCCTCGACCGGCCGGCGCCCGATCTCGATCAGGTCGACGCCGAGCGCGTTGCGGCTCACCAGCAGCCGGGCCAGTGATTCGCGGCGTTCGGTGTCCAGCGGATGGTTCCAGCACACCACCCCGCCGTGCGAGTGCAGGAACTCCACCATCTTCTCGGTGGCTTCGACGTCGTTGTCCCGGTACGGCGGGGACGGGAAGCTCGGCAGCGTGCCGTCGCCGCCGAACCAGTTGAGGTGCCGCACCATGGACACCTCGTACGCGCGGTGGTGGGTCACGCCCGGGTACGCCCCGTCGTAGCCGCGCAGCACCTCGGCGCGCATCTCCTCGCCCGCCTGCCCGGCGCGGCGGGCACGGTCGAAGACGAGCCGGTCCACCAGGTACGCGCCGCGCGCGCCGCCGGCCACAGTGACGCCGAGGCGCAGCCCGCGCAGCGAGTTGTCGCCCGCGACCAGGTCGGGCCAGAGCCGCCGCACGTCGGCGAGCAGCTCGAAGGTGTGCCGCCGCCAGGCGCCGGCCGGGGCGGGCCGCTCGACGGTGCCGAAACGGCCGTCGACGGAGTGCCGGACCGCGTCGACGGCGCCGAGGCGGTAACGCAGCACGAGCTGCCCGGCGGGGCGGCCGGGTCCGGCCGGGTGGTGCGACAGCGCGATCTCCACGGTGAGCGTGGCGTCCGGGCCGGCCGACTCGGGGCGTACGTCGAGGTGCAGCGTCGTGTCGGAGATGTTTGAGGTGTGCGTCCAGTTCCACGCCTTGCCCGCGTACCAGTGGGTGCCGGTCCCGGCGGCGACCAGGCGCAGCGCGCGGCCGGGGCCGTCGGGGGCGTCGGGCACGTCGACGAAGTCGGCGGCCGAGCCGGTGAGCCGTCCCTCGGTGGCCGGTTGCCAGGTCCAGGCCAGGGCACCCTCGCGTTCCTCGGGGCCGTCGAAGTGGACGACCCGGCGGTGGTCGTGGGCGGCGACCCGGAAGTCGTGGTCGGTCCACCAGAGCACGTCGACGGCGTTGCGGCGGGCCTGGTCGAGGTGGGCGGCGTAGCTGGCCACGCCCTCGCTGAACGAGGCGTGCAGGTGCATCGCCATGCTGACCGGGCGGCGTCCGCGCGGCGCGGGCGGCGGCTGCCGGTCGTTCGTGGCGGCCAGCCCGACCGGCACGCCGATCCCGGCCACCGCGAGGCCGCCCGCCGCGACGAGCACGCTGCGCCGGTCCAGCCGTGCGCGACCTGCCATGCCTCTCCCCCATCCCGCCGGGGCCAGCGTACGGGCGGACGGTCAGCGCGGGGGCGCCGCCACCCGGGCGGCGAGCGGGCGTCCGGCCAGGCGCCGGATCGCCAGGTACGCCTCGCAGCCCAGGCAGAGCCCGAACGCGGCGTTGAGGAACGCCGCGGCCAGCGCCGCGCCGGTGGCGGCCAGGCCGAGCGCGGGCAGTCCGGCGAGCCAGCCGGCCGCGCCGAGGACGCTGAAGCCCAGCCCGACGAGCTGGGCGAAGCGCACCGGCGCGACCGGTTCCAGCTCCGCCGGCGGGTCCAGCCGGGGCGCCACCAGGGCGCGGAACAGCAGGCCGTACGGGCCGAGGCGCGGGTTGAGCGCGGTGAGCGCGAACACGACGGCCTGGGCGAGCAGGAGCAGCCCGGAGCCGGTGACGAGGACGATCGCGAGGACGGCTGTGGTGAGGACGGCGGCGAAGCGCGGTCCCCGGGGGTCGAGCAGCATGGGGTGGTCCGTTCGTGCGGGGGCGGTCGGTCAGGCGGGACGGGCCGCCGCACAGAGGCTCGTGGCGAGCCGGCCGTGGTCCACCACCCGGCGGCGGGTCAGCCGTACGCCGGTCATCGGGCCGCCCCGGCGGTGAGCGCGGCGATCAGCTCGTCCCGGTCGGGCACCCCGGCGGCCCGGCGCACGATCCGGCCGGCGCCGTCCACCACGAGCACGGTCGGGGTGCGCCACACGTCCAGCTCCCGGGCCGCGTCGAGGTGTTCGTCCACGCCGACCTCCCGCACCGCGACCCCGTCGAGGCGTGCGGCGACGTCGGCGAGGACCCGCCGGGCGGCCCGGCAGGGCGCGCAGACCGGGGCGGAGAACTGCACAAGCGTGCGCTCGCCGGGGCGTACCCCGAGGACGGTGAGGGTGGCCCGGTGCGGCGCGGCGGCGTCCGATGGGCGCTTCCGGACGGCGCGCAGCCGGCCGTCGTGGCGGCGGCGCCACCAGCCGAACGCGGTGGCGGCCGCGAGCACCGCGACGAGCACGAGAATCCCGGCCGGGCTGGGCGACTGCACGGGTCCAGGCTGCCATGGCCGATCACGACGCGACATGGTCCGTCCCGGTCAGCGGACGTGACATCGCCTACTCCGGCGGTAGGAGCGGCCGACGAACGTCGCTTTTGTCCTCTGGCGCGCCGCGCCGGGGTGGCAATATTCTCCACCTCGCGCGCATCTGATGGAGTTCCTTTACATCCCCCGGCCCCGCCGGGGGATCGAGGAGGCGGAATGCACTTCGACCACCCCGAGCTGGACCGCCGTACGCTGCTGCGGGCCGGCCTCGGCGCCGCCGCGGTCGCGGTCGTCGGGAGCGAGCTCGTCCGGCCGGCCGCCGCGCACGCCGCGCCGGGCGCGGACCTCGACTGGATCATCAGCTGCGACGAGTGGGCCGCCCGCCCGCCGGCCGACCCGCTGTCGGTCAGCGCGATCCCCACCAACAAGATCATCGTGCACCACATGGCGTTCCCGAACGTCACGGACTACTCCGAGGAGCACGCCAAGCAGCTCGCCCGCGACTGCCAGGACCTGCACATGGACGGCAACGGCTGGTCCGACACCGGGCAGCACTTCACGGTGAGCCGCGGCGGCCACGTCCTGGAGGGACGCCACGGCAGCCTGGACCGGCTGCGCGCCGGCGACCGGCAGATGATCGCCGCGCACTGCCCGGGCGAGAACGGGCGGGCCATCGGCATCGAGAACGAGGGCACCTACGTCACCGAGACGCCGCCGGAGGAGCTGCTCGACGGACTGGTCCGGCTCTGCACCACGATCTGCCGGCAGTACGGGCTGCACGCCCACGACATCTTCGGCCACTGGGACTTCCGGGCCACGCTCTGCCCGGGCGCGATGTTCTACCGGGAGTTCCCGGCGCTGCGCCGCGCGGTCTTCAAGCAGCTCGGCACCAAGCTCGGCGACGTGCCGGCCCGCCGCTGGCCGGACATCTGGCGTTTCGTCGGCGGCCCGGTGGTCCAGGTCGCCCAGCGCCTGCTCACGTTCCGCGGCTGCACCGTGCCGGTCACCGGCGTGTTCGACGCGGCCACCGTCGCGGCGGTGCAGGACTGGCAGGCGCGCAACGGCGTTCCGGTCGACGTCGACGCCACGCTGACCGCGCCGACCTGGGAGACCCTCGCCCCGGAACTGGACCAGAAGTCCAGCGGGATCCCGGTGGCCGCCGCGCAGTTCATGCTCGCCTCCAAGGGCTACGCCGAGGTGACCGAGACCGGCGAGTACGACCACGCCACCCGCACGGCGGTGAAGGACCTCCAGCGCCTGCACGGACTACCGCCCAACGGCAAGATCAGCACCACCACCTGGTGCGCGCTGGTGGGGGGTGTGGTGCGCCAGTCGTTCCACAAGCACTGACGGCGCACCGGCGGGGAGAGCGGTGGGGGTGGCAACGACGCCACCCCCACCGCGTCGTTACGGGGTGAAGTCGGCGAAACGTCGGCATTGGCGGCTGGTGAACGACGGCTATCCCGGACGGCGGTTCTGCGTCGATCATTGCCCGGAGATAGATATGAGTCATTCTCACCTCCGGGTGGAACGCCCGGGCGCGGAGGGCGAGACGCCGGCAGCCGGGCGTACCGAACGGTCCGGCTCCGCGTCCCCGGAGGACCCCGCCATGCCACGACCCACCCTTCGCGCCCGCCTCGCGGCGCTGACCGCAGCCGCCCTGACCGCGAGCGTCCTGACGGCCATCCCGCCGTCACCGGCACTCGCCGCCACCACGTTCACCCCCGACGACTACTGCCTCGGCCAGTGCGCCGACATCCTGCCGCCCGGGCAGAACGGCAACGCCACGCTCGCCGGCATCCTGGCCCACCAGGCGCTCGGCACCCGCCCCGCGCACTCCAGCGACCAGCTCGACGAGTACGCGAACCTGGTCTACAACTACGCCGGGTTGACCGACGAGCAGATCGCCCACTTCTACAACGACGCCTCCTTCGGCGTCCCCGACGCACAGGTGGAGAGCAGGATCTCGCCGCGCTCGGACGTCACCATCGTGCGGGACAAGGCCACCGGCGTCCCGCACATCACCGGCACCACCCGCGCCGGCACCATGTTCGGCGCCGGCTACGCCGGAGCCCAGGACCGGCTCTGGGTGATGGACCTGCTGCGGCACGTCGGCCGCGGCAACGTCAGCTCGTTCGCCGGCGGCGCCCCCGGCAACCGCGAGCTGGAGCAGAGCGTCTGGGCCAACTCGCCCTACACCGAGGCGGACCTCCAGGCCCAGGTGAACGCGCTGCGCCTCAAGGGCACCCGGGGCCAGCAGCTCTACACCGACGTGGCCGACTACATCGCCGGCATCAACGCCTACATCGACAAGTCGATCGCCGACGACAACTACCCCGGCGAGTACGTGCTCACCGGCGCCGGCAAGCCCAAGCACTTCACCATGACCGACCTGATCGCCACCGCCGGCGTCATCGGCGGGCTGTTCGGCGGAGGCGGCGGCAGCGAGGTCCGGTCCGCGCTGGTCCGGGTGGCCGCCCGCGCCAAGTATGGGGCCACCGAGGGCGACCGGGTCTGGGCGGCGTTCCGCTCGCAGAACGACCCGGAGACCGTGCTGACGCTGCACGACGGGCAGAGCTTCCCGTACGGCGCGACGCCGCCCGGCGCCACCAGCGCTGTGCTGCCCGATTCCGGCACCGTGGTCGCCGAGCCGCTCGCGTACGACGCCACCGGCGGGGCCGCCGCCCGCACCGGCAGCAGCGCCGCCACCAAGGACCTGCTCGGCGGCCTGTCCACCCTGCGCACGCACGGCATGTCCAACGCCGTCGTGGTCTCCGGCAGGCACACCACCAGCGGCAACCCGGTGGCCGTGTTCGGCCCGCAGACCGGCTACTTCGCCCCGCAGTTGCTCATGCTCCAGGAACTCCAGGGCCCCGGGATCAGCGCGCGCGGCGCCGCGTTCGCCGGACTGAACCTCTACGTGCTGCTCGGCCGCGGCCAGGACTACGCGTGGAGCGCCACCTCCGCCTCGCAGGACCTGACCGACACGTACGCGGTGCCGCTGTGCACCACCGACGGCACCGCGCCGACGCTGCGCTCCAACCGCTACCTCTACCGCGGGCAGTGCCTGGCCATGGAGGTGCTGGAGAAGCGCAACTCGTGGTCGCCGACGCTCGCCGACTCCACCCCGGCCGGCGCGTACACGCTGCGCGCGCTGCGCACCAAGTACGGGCTGGTCGCCTACCGGGGCATGGTGAACGGGCAGCCGACCGCGTTCACCAAGCTGCGCTCCACCTACCGCCACGAGGCCGACTCGGCGATCGGCTTCCAGGCGTTCAACGACCCGGCGGCGATGGGCAGCGCGGCGGCGTTCCAGGCGTCCGCCGCGAACGTCGGGTACGCGTTCAACTGGTTCTACGTCAACTCGACCGAGGCGGCGTACTACAACTCCGGCGCGAACCCGGTGCGCTCCTCCACCTCCGACCCGAACCTGCCGATGAAGGCCGAGCCGGCGTACGAGTGGGTCGGCTGGAACCCGGACACCAACGACGCCACCTACGCCCCGGCGTCGGCCCATCCGCAGTCGGTCAACCAGGACTACTACGTCAGCTGGAACAACAAGCAGGCGCGGGACTTCGGCGCGGCCGACGGCAACTTCAGCTACGGCGCGGTGCACCGCGGCCAGCTGCTCGACGGTCCGGTGAAGGCGGCCATCGCCCAGCGCAAGCTCAGCCGCGCCGACGTCGTCCGGATCACCGCCGAGGCGGGGGTGACCGACCTGCGGGGCCAGCAGGTCCTCGGTGAGCTCTTGCGGGTGCTGGACAGCACACCGGTCACCGACCCGGCGCTGGCCGCCGCGGTGACCAAGCTGCGGGCCTGGCAGCAGGCCGGGTCCCGCCGGGTGGAGACGTCACCCGGCTCGAAGGTCTACCAGCACGCCGACGCCATCCGGATCTTCGACGCCTGGTGGCCGCTGCTGGCCGCGGCGCAGTTCCGGCCCGGCCTCGGCCCCGACCTGTACGCCGCGCTGGTCGACGCCCTGCAGGTCAACGAGTCGCCCTCAGGCGGGCAGAACGCGGCGCGCGACGGCACCGTGAGCTGGGGGTCGCAGGGGCAGGCGCACAAGGGCTCGGCGTTCCAGTACGGCTGGTGGGGTTACGTCGACAAGGACCTGCGCGCGGTGCTCGGCGACCCGGTGGCCGGTGGGCTCGGGCGCACGTACTGCGGCAACGGCAACCTGGGCGCGTGCCGGCAGGCGCTGCTGGACACGCTCGGCCAGGCCACCGCCGCCCCGGCGGCCACCGTCTACCCGGGTGACTCGTCCTGCGGGGCCGGGGACCAGTGGTGCGCCGACGCGATCGCCCAGTCCGGGCTCGGTGGCATCACCCACCCGCTGATCGGCTGGCAGAACCGGCCCACCTATCAGCAGGTCGTCTCGTTCCCGGCGCGCCGCGGTGACACGGTGACCAACCTGGCGCAGGGCCGTACCGCCACCGCGTCCAGCACGCAGTTCCTGACCAGCAACACCCCGGCCAAGGCGGTCGACGGCAGCCTCGGCACCCGGTGGGCCAGCAGCTACAACGACAACCAGTGGCTGCGGGTGGACCTCGGCTCGGCCCGCACGATCAGCCGGGCGGTGCTGCGGTGGGAGTCCGCCTACGCCACCGGTTACCGGATCGAGGTCTCCGGTGACGGCAACTCCTGGCAGCCGGTGTTCAGCACCACCACCGGCAACGGCGGCGTCGACAACGTGACGTTCGCGCCGGTCAGCGCCCGCTACGTGCGGATGTTCGGCGTCACGCGGGCCACCTCGTACGGCTTCTCGCTCTACGAGTTCGAGGTCTACGGCAGGTGAGGCGCACGCGGCCGGCCGGCGGGAGCCATCCGCCGGCCGGTCGCGTGTGTCCGGGCAGGTGAACGCCATTCTTTCGAACAGGTGTGCGAGGATGTGGCGGTGTCGAGCGAGGCCACCATCCTGCACGCCGACCTGGACGCGTTCTACGCCTCGGTCGAGCAGCGCGACGACCCCCGGCTGCGCGGCCGGCCGGTGATCGTCGGCGGCGGCGTGGTGCTCGCGTGCAGCTACGAGGCGAAGGCGCTCGGCGTGCGCAGCGCCATGGGCGGACGGCAGGCGCGGCGGCTCTGCCCGGACGCGGTGGTGGTGCCGCCCCGGATGGCCGCGTACACCGCTGCCAGCCGGGCGGTGTTCGAGATCTTCCGGGACACCACCCCGCTGGTCGAAGGGCTCAGCATCGACGAGGCGTTCCTCGACGTGGGCGGGCTGCGGCGGCTCGCCGGAGCGCCGGCCGGCGTCGCGGCCGCGCTACGCGAGCGGGTCCGCCGCGAGGTCGGCCTGCCGATCACCGTCGGCGTGGCCCGGACGAAGTTCCTGGCCAAGGTGGCCAGCGGGGTGGCCAAGCCGGACGGGCTGCTGGTGGTCGAGCCGGAGCGGGAACTGGCCTTCCTGCACCCGCTGCCTGTGGAACGGCTCTGGGGCGTCGGTCCGGTCACCGCCGCCCGGCTGCGCGAGCGCGGCATCCGTACCGTCGGGCAGGTGGCCCGGCTGGACGAGCCCGCGCTGGTGTCGCTGCTCGGCGCGGGCGCGGGGCGGCACCTGCACGCCCTGGCCCACAACCGCGACCCTCGGGCGGTGCAGGTGGGCCGCCGCCGCTCCTCGATGGGCGCGCAGCACGCGCTGGGGCGCGGGCCGCACTCCCCCGCCGAGCTGGACGCGGTGCTGGCCGGGCTGGTCGACCGGGTCACCGGACGGATGCGCGCGGCCCGGCGCACCGGCCGCACGGTGACGCTGCGGCTGCGCTTCGCCGACTACACCCGGGCCACCCGGTCGCACACGCTCGACGAGCAGACCGCGCAGACCGCGCCGTTGCGCGGCGCCGCCCGCGACCTGCTGCGCGCCGCGCTGCCGCAGATCGCGCTGCGCGGCGTCACGCTGCTCGGCGTCTCCGTGGGCAACCTCGGCAGCGGGCACACCCAGCTCGCCCTGCCGTTCACCGCCGACCCGGGCCCGGCGCTGGACGCCGCCGTCGACGCGGTACGGGACCGCTTCGGGTCGCGGGCGCTCACCCGTGGCGTGCTGCTCGGCCGCGACCCGGGCGTCGAGATGCCCCGGCTGCCGGATTGACCGGTCCGCCTCCTCCCCCGGTAGGAGACGCGCTCCGACCCGGGGCCGGGAACGCGGCCTGCGGGCGGGCGCGCCCGGCCCGGCCCGCCGCGAGCATCTACAGACATGACTACAGTGCGGAACCGGGCGGCCGGATGGCACCGCCCCCTGACGCTCCTCGTGTCCGCGATGGCGGTACTCACCGTCGTCGCCGCGGTCGGCGTCCTGGCCGACCAGCGCGTGCTGACCGGCGCGCCGATCTGGCTCAAGCCGATGAAGTTCGCGATCTCGTTCGTGCTCTACGGCGTCACGCTCGCCTGGATGCTCTCCCTGCTGCCCCGGCGCAGCCGGGCGGCCGAACGGGCGGCCACTGTGATCGTGGCCATGGCGGTGCTGGAGATGGTCATCGTCGTCGGCCAGGTGCTGCGCGGCACCACGAGTCACTTCAACGGCACCACGACGCTCGACGCGCTGCTGTTCAGCGTCATGGGCACGGCGATCACCGTGCTGTTCGCCGCCCAGCTCGTGCTGGCGGTCGTGCTGTCCCGCCGGTCCCTCGCGGACCGCGCCGGCGGGTACGCGGTGCGGCTCGGCCTCGCCGTGTCGCTGCTCGGCATGCTCGTCGCGTTCCCGATGGTGGCTCAGCATCCGGCCGGCGCGCCCGCCGGGGTCAGCGGAGCGCACAGCGTCGGTGTGCCCGACGGCGGTCCCGGGCTGCCGCTGCTCGGCTGGAGCACCACCGGCGGCGACCTGCGCGTGGGGCACTTCGTCGGGATGCACGCCCTGCAGGCGCTGCCGCTGCTGGCGATCCTGCTCGACCGGTTCCTCGGCACGCGGCTGGACGAGCTGACCCGGGCCCGGCTGGTGCTCGTCGGCGGGGCCGCGTACGCGGGACTCACGCTGCTGCTGACCGCCCAGGCCCTGCGCGGGCAGCCGCTGCTCGCCCCGGACGCGCTCACGCTCGCCGCGGCGGGAGTGCTGGTGGCGGCCACGGCGGCGGCCTCCGCGCTGGTGCTCGCCCGCCGGGCCCGCAACGCCGGGGTGGTGCTGGTCGGATGACCGAGATCCTGTTCGGCCTGACGTTCACGCTCGCCGCGCCGTTCTGGGCGCTGATGATCCTGGCGCCGCGCTGGTCCTGGACCACCCGGATCGTCGGTTCGCCGCTGATCGTGGCGCCGGTGCTGCTGACCTACGCCCTCCTCGTGCTCCCGTCGCTCGGTGCGGTGCTGCCGGTGGTGACAGCACCCACCCTCGACGGTCTGCGGGACCTGCTCGGCACTCCCGACGGCGCGGCGGCGGCCTGGGCCCACATGATCGCCTTCGACCTGTTCGTCGGCCGGTGGATCTGGCAGGACGCGCGGGAGCGCGGCCTGCCGGCCCTGCTCACCGCCCCGGTGCTGCTGCTCACCATCCTGCTCGGCCCGCTCGGGCTGGCCGTCCATCTCGGACTGCGAGCCGGTTGGCGGCGGCGCGCCGACGTGGTGGCTCCGGCCACGCCGGTTGCCTAGGCTGGCGCGGTGGGCTGGGTCGGTCGGCTGTTCGACGCACGCGACACGTTCGCGCGGATCCTGCTGCTGGATCTCAGCGGCGTCGGCTATCTGGTCGTCGGCGTGCACGGCCCCCCGGGGCCCACCGATACGCAGTGGGCGCTGGCGGTCCCGGCGTTCGCCGTGGCGCTGGCGTGCCACCGCCGGCCGCTGCTGAACCTGCTCCTCCAGTCGGCCCTGCTGGCGGCGGCGTTCCCCCTGATCGATGACGTGATGATCAACCAGGTCGGCGCGAGCTGGGCGCTGCTGGAGCTGACCATGCGGGCCACCCGGCCCCGCACCATCTGGGTGGGCGCCGGGCTGCTGGCCGCCGTCGACCTGAGCGACCAGATCGGCGTACCGGTCCGCACGGCGCTCACCGGGCTGTTCGGGCTCGCCGTCACGGTCTGCCTGCCGCTGCTGCTCGGGCTGGTCGTGCGGACCACGAGGGAGCTGGGCCGGCAGGCCGAGGAGCGCGCCGAGGCCGATCGGCGCCGGCGCGAATCGGAGAGCCGGGCGGCCCGCGCCGACGAGCGGGGCGCCATCGCCCGGGAACTGCACGACGTGCTCGCGCACCACGTCGCGT
This genomic window contains:
- a CDS encoding DUF4395 domain-containing protein — protein: MLLDPRGPRFAAVLTTAVLAIVLVTGSGLLLLAQAVVFALTALNPRLGPYGLLFRALVAPRLDPPAELEPVAPVRFAQLVGLGFSVLGAAGWLAGLPALGLAATGAALAAAFLNAAFGLCLGCEAYLAIRRLAGRPLAARVAAPPR
- a CDS encoding thioredoxin family protein, encoding MQSPSPAGILVLVAVLAAATAFGWWRRRHDGRLRAVRKRPSDAAAPHRATLTVLGVRPGERTLVQFSAPVCAPCRAARRVLADVAARLDGVAVREVGVDEHLDAARELDVWRTPTVLVVDGAGRIVRRAAGVPDRDELIAALTAGAAR
- a CDS encoding peptidoglycan recognition protein family protein; the protein is MHFDHPELDRRTLLRAGLGAAAVAVVGSELVRPAAAHAAPGADLDWIISCDEWAARPPADPLSVSAIPTNKIIVHHMAFPNVTDYSEEHAKQLARDCQDLHMDGNGWSDTGQHFTVSRGGHVLEGRHGSLDRLRAGDRQMIAAHCPGENGRAIGIENEGTYVTETPPEELLDGLVRLCTTICRQYGLHAHDIFGHWDFRATLCPGAMFYREFPALRRAVFKQLGTKLGDVPARRWPDIWRFVGGPVVQVAQRLLTFRGCTVPVTGVFDAATVAAVQDWQARNGVPVDVDATLTAPTWETLAPELDQKSSGIPVAAAQFMLASKGYAEVTETGEYDHATRTAVKDLQRLHGLPPNGKISTTTWCALVGGVVRQSFHKH
- a CDS encoding penicillin acylase family protein, with translation MPRPTLRARLAALTAAALTASVLTAIPPSPALAATTFTPDDYCLGQCADILPPGQNGNATLAGILAHQALGTRPAHSSDQLDEYANLVYNYAGLTDEQIAHFYNDASFGVPDAQVESRISPRSDVTIVRDKATGVPHITGTTRAGTMFGAGYAGAQDRLWVMDLLRHVGRGNVSSFAGGAPGNRELEQSVWANSPYTEADLQAQVNALRLKGTRGQQLYTDVADYIAGINAYIDKSIADDNYPGEYVLTGAGKPKHFTMTDLIATAGVIGGLFGGGGGSEVRSALVRVAARAKYGATEGDRVWAAFRSQNDPETVLTLHDGQSFPYGATPPGATSAVLPDSGTVVAEPLAYDATGGAAARTGSSAATKDLLGGLSTLRTHGMSNAVVVSGRHTTSGNPVAVFGPQTGYFAPQLLMLQELQGPGISARGAAFAGLNLYVLLGRGQDYAWSATSASQDLTDTYAVPLCTTDGTAPTLRSNRYLYRGQCLAMEVLEKRNSWSPTLADSTPAGAYTLRALRTKYGLVAYRGMVNGQPTAFTKLRSTYRHEADSAIGFQAFNDPAAMGSAAAFQASAANVGYAFNWFYVNSTEAAYYNSGANPVRSSTSDPNLPMKAEPAYEWVGWNPDTNDATYAPASAHPQSVNQDYYVSWNNKQARDFGAADGNFSYGAVHRGQLLDGPVKAAIAQRKLSRADVVRITAEAGVTDLRGQQVLGELLRVLDSTPVTDPALAAAVTKLRAWQQAGSRRVETSPGSKVYQHADAIRIFDAWWPLLAAAQFRPGLGPDLYAALVDALQVNESPSGGQNAARDGTVSWGSQGQAHKGSAFQYGWWGYVDKDLRAVLGDPVAGGLGRTYCGNGNLGACRQALLDTLGQATAAPAATVYPGDSSCGAGDQWCADAIAQSGLGGITHPLIGWQNRPTYQQVVSFPARRGDTVTNLAQGRTATASSTQFLTSNTPAKAVDGSLGTRWASSYNDNQWLRVDLGSARTISRAVLRWESAYATGYRIEVSGDGNSWQPVFSTTTGNGGVDNVTFAPVSARYVRMFGVTRATSYGFSLYEFEVYGR
- the dinB gene encoding DNA polymerase IV, encoding MSSEATILHADLDAFYASVEQRDDPRLRGRPVIVGGGVVLACSYEAKALGVRSAMGGRQARRLCPDAVVVPPRMAAYTAASRAVFEIFRDTTPLVEGLSIDEAFLDVGGLRRLAGAPAGVAAALRERVRREVGLPITVGVARTKFLAKVASGVAKPDGLLVVEPERELAFLHPLPVERLWGVGPVTAARLRERGIRTVGQVARLDEPALVSLLGAGAGRHLHALAHNRDPRAVQVGRRRSSMGAQHALGRGPHSPAELDAVLAGLVDRVTGRMRAARRTGRTVTLRLRFADYTRATRSHTLDEQTAQTAPLRGAARDLLRAALPQIALRGVTLLGVSVGNLGSGHTQLALPFTADPGPALDAAVDAVRDRFGSRALTRGVLLGRDPGVEMPRLPD
- a CDS encoding ABA4-like family protein → MTEILFGLTFTLAAPFWALMILAPRWSWTTRIVGSPLIVAPVLLTYALLVLPSLGAVLPVVTAPTLDGLRDLLGTPDGAAAAWAHMIAFDLFVGRWIWQDARERGLPALLTAPVLLLTILLGPLGLAVHLGLRAGWRRRADVVAPATPVA